The Actinomycetota bacterium genome has a segment encoding these proteins:
- a CDS encoding penicillin-binding transpeptidase domain-containing protein, whose protein sequence is MNRTVRRIALMLGVAFAALIVQLTYVQVVEAERFAEHPSNRRLLVKEYSIERGSIVAGETILARSKLTNDNLKYLREYPGKGLWGHITGYYSIVFGGAGLERTYNDFLIGAGPEDRWENIVDDILGRARKGHTLLLTIDPDLQALAAKALKGQRGAVAAINPENGEVLALYANPTFDPNPLSSHDLNGVRSSWDKFNASPAKPLVFRATQERYPPGSTFKVIMTAAALEDGIPKTKTYPNPRVLDLPLTDRTLRNFSGGACAGGGRISMAQALRVSCNTTFAQIGMELGPEKIEEMTRGFGFGASPVGFDLPAASSCLVAEPGGGCAEPTLDDPQTAFSSIGQFSVRVTPLQMALVAAAASNGGMLVRPHVVREIQDFTGKVVHTVSPEPDGPIFSRQTAATLRDLMIDVVDNGTGRPAAIPSLRGEMGGKTGTAQTGVEGENPHVWFIAFGPGIAVAVVVENGGDAGGDATGGRVAGPIAKALIEAVQEGR, encoded by the coding sequence GTGAACCGGACGGTTCGCCGGATCGCGCTGATGCTCGGCGTCGCGTTCGCCGCGCTCATCGTTCAGCTCACCTACGTGCAGGTCGTCGAAGCCGAGCGCTTCGCCGAGCATCCCTCGAACCGCCGGCTGCTCGTCAAGGAGTACTCGATCGAGCGCGGATCGATCGTCGCCGGCGAAACGATCCTCGCCCGATCGAAGCTCACCAACGACAACCTCAAGTATCTGCGTGAATACCCCGGCAAGGGGCTGTGGGGCCACATCACCGGCTACTACTCGATCGTCTTCGGGGGAGCGGGGCTCGAGCGGACCTACAACGACTTCCTGATCGGCGCCGGACCCGAGGACCGATGGGAGAACATCGTCGACGACATCCTCGGTCGTGCCCGGAAGGGCCACACATTGCTCCTGACGATCGACCCGGATCTGCAGGCGCTGGCGGCGAAGGCGCTCAAAGGACAACGCGGCGCGGTCGCGGCGATCAACCCCGAGAACGGTGAGGTGCTGGCGCTGTACGCGAACCCGACGTTCGACCCCAACCCGCTCTCCTCGCACGACCTGAACGGCGTGCGCTCCTCGTGGGACAAGTTCAACGCGAGCCCAGCGAAACCGTTGGTGTTCCGCGCGACGCAGGAACGCTATCCGCCGGGCTCGACGTTCAAAGTGATCATGACGGCGGCGGCGCTCGAGGACGGCATCCCCAAGACGAAGACCTATCCCAACCCCCGGGTGCTCGACCTGCCGCTCACCGATCGCACGCTCAGGAACTTCAGCGGCGGCGCGTGCGCGGGCGGCGGGCGCATCTCGATGGCACAGGCGCTGCGTGTCTCGTGCAACACAACGTTCGCGCAGATCGGCATGGAGCTCGGCCCGGAGAAGATCGAGGAGATGACGCGCGGCTTCGGCTTCGGAGCGTCCCCGGTCGGCTTCGACCTGCCGGCCGCGTCGAGTTGCCTCGTGGCCGAGCCCGGCGGCGGCTGCGCTGAGCCTACGCTGGACGACCCCCAGACGGCGTTCTCCTCGATCGGCCAGTTCAGCGTCCGTGTAACGCCGCTGCAGATGGCACTCGTGGCCGCCGCGGCCAGCAACGGCGGGATGCTGGTGCGACCGCACGTCGTCCGCGAGATCCAGGACTTCACGGGCAAGGTGGTCCATACGGTCTCGCCGGAGCCGGACGGGCCGATCTTCTCCCGGCAAACGGCCGCGACGTTGCGGGACTTGATGATCGACGTCGTCGACAACGGCACCGGCCGGCCGGCGGCCATCCCGAGCCTCCGCGGCGAGATGGGCGGCAAGACCGGAACCGCTCAGACCGGCGTCGAGGGCGAGAACCCGCACGTGTGGTTCATCGCGTTCGGTCCGGGGATCGCCGTCGCCGTTGTCGTCGAGAACGGCGGCGACGCCGGGGGCGACGCAACCGGCGGCCGCGTGGCCGGGCCGATCGCGAAGGCGCTCATCGAAGCGGTGCAGGAGGGTCGATGA
- a CDS encoding FtsW/RodA/SpoVE family cell cycle protein codes for MSRRNAELGLVILAIVLTGGAYLLVQFAGSDTIPSSFLSFIAAFAGMALAAHFVIRRFAPNADPLPLPIALVLSGLGYVMVRRLNADLAGPQLAWIAVGLAAFCLTLVGVRDHRRIEAFRYSFMVAGLALLLLPLAPGIGRTVSGARLWVRVGGLNFQPAELAKLMLAAFLAGYLASKREVLTAATARVGPWMIPAPRHFGPVVAAWAISLAVMVFQRDLGSSMLFFALFIVMLYAATARAAYVVTGLSLFAGGTIFAYQAFSHVQSRVAAWLDPWSRIDGSGFQIAQSLFALGTGGLGGQGLGRGRPDFIQRGVETDFIFSAIGEELGFVGALAILTLFALLVARGLHIALRARDPFGTLLATGLTVIIGLQTFLIIGGVTRLIPLTGITLPFVSYGGSSLLANFILIALLLRLSESEARA; via the coding sequence ATGAGCAGACGCAACGCCGAGCTCGGGCTCGTCATCCTCGCAATCGTCCTCACCGGCGGGGCGTATCTGCTCGTGCAGTTCGCCGGCTCGGACACGATCCCGTCGTCGTTCCTCTCCTTCATCGCCGCGTTCGCGGGCATGGCGCTGGCCGCGCATTTCGTGATCCGTCGTTTCGCGCCCAACGCCGACCCCTTGCCGCTGCCGATCGCGCTCGTACTCTCGGGCCTCGGCTACGTCATGGTGCGTCGCCTGAACGCGGATCTGGCCGGCCCGCAGCTCGCGTGGATCGCGGTCGGGCTCGCCGCGTTCTGCTTGACGCTCGTCGGCGTGCGCGACCACCGCCGCATCGAGGCGTTCCGGTACTCGTTCATGGTCGCCGGCCTCGCGCTGCTCCTGCTGCCGCTGGCCCCGGGAATCGGCCGCACGGTGTCCGGGGCACGTTTGTGGGTGCGCGTCGGCGGCCTCAACTTCCAGCCCGCCGAGCTCGCCAAACTGATGCTGGCGGCGTTCCTCGCCGGCTACCTCGCAAGCAAGCGCGAAGTTCTCACCGCCGCCACGGCACGCGTCGGGCCATGGATGATCCCGGCGCCGCGCCACTTCGGTCCGGTCGTCGCGGCGTGGGCGATCTCGCTCGCCGTCATGGTGTTCCAGCGCGACCTGGGCTCCTCGATGCTCTTCTTCGCGCTCTTCATCGTGATGCTCTACGCGGCCACCGCGCGGGCGGCATACGTGGTCACCGGGCTGAGCCTGTTCGCCGGCGGAACCATCTTCGCGTACCAGGCGTTCTCGCACGTACAGAGCCGCGTCGCCGCATGGCTCGATCCATGGAGCCGGATCGACGGTTCGGGGTTCCAGATCGCGCAATCGCTGTTCGCGCTCGGGACCGGCGGCCTGGGCGGTCAGGGGCTCGGACGGGGACGTCCCGACTTCATCCAACGCGGCGTTGAGACCGACTTCATCTTCTCCGCCATCGGCGAGGAGCTCGGCTTCGTCGGCGCCCTCGCCATCTTGACCCTCTTCGCGCTCCTCGTCGCGCGCGGGCTCCACATCGCGCTTCGAGCGCGTGATCCGTTCGGAACACTGCTCGCTACTGGGCTCACCGTGATCATCGGGCTGCAGACCTTCCTCATCATCGGCGGTGTGACGCGGCTGATCCCGCTCACCGGCATCACCTTGCCGTTCGTCTCGTACGGGGGCTCGAGCTTGCTGGCCAACTTCATTCTGATCGCGCTGCTGCTGCGCCTCTCGGAATCGGAGGCGCGCGCGTGA
- a CDS encoding Stp1/IreP family PP2C-type Ser/Thr phosphatase, protein MTGRSIEWAALTDVGRARERNEDSYIAGEYVFAVADGLGGHNAGDVASRLAVEPLAAFDRTVEATPIDRVADALSTAVDAANRAVYQRAQDDAKVRGMGTTLTAVAISNGSAHLAHVGDSRCYLIRGGEMTQLSNDHTLVARMVAEGKLTPEQAETHPQRSILTRALGAEPEVDVDTLEIQLQIGDRLVLCSDGLSSVIGEDQILATVQDSKDLKETCRRLIEAANQRGGPDNITVVVVEVTGVPAARADGRAPPAARREIPPPVVPRSRGRRFPVRAVIWILVVITAGLGAWLGVRSWVDRSYFVGVSEGVVAIYRGLPTEFAGVELNHVEELTTKPVADVSEVWRSRLAEGIPADSLQEARDIAARITTTAGAIPSPTPTPTKT, encoded by the coding sequence ATGACGGGACGATCGATCGAGTGGGCGGCGCTGACCGACGTCGGCCGCGCGCGCGAGCGCAACGAGGACTCCTACATCGCCGGCGAGTACGTCTTCGCCGTCGCGGACGGGCTGGGCGGGCACAACGCCGGCGACGTGGCCAGCCGTCTCGCGGTGGAACCCCTCGCAGCGTTCGACCGGACGGTCGAAGCCACGCCGATAGATCGCGTCGCCGACGCTTTGAGCACGGCGGTCGACGCCGCCAATCGTGCCGTCTATCAACGGGCACAGGACGACGCGAAGGTTCGCGGTATGGGAACCACCCTCACGGCGGTCGCGATCTCGAACGGGTCCGCGCATCTCGCGCACGTCGGCGACTCGCGCTGCTACCTCATCCGTGGTGGCGAGATGACCCAACTTTCGAACGACCACACGCTCGTCGCCCGCATGGTCGCGGAAGGAAAGCTGACGCCCGAGCAGGCCGAGACCCACCCCCAGCGCTCGATCCTGACGCGCGCGCTCGGCGCGGAGCCCGAGGTCGACGTGGACACGCTCGAGATCCAGCTGCAGATCGGAGACCGGCTCGTGCTCTGCTCGGACGGCCTGTCGTCGGTGATCGGCGAGGATCAGATCCTCGCGACGGTTCAAGACTCGAAGGACCTCAAGGAGACCTGCAGGCGGCTTATCGAAGCGGCGAATCAGCGCGGCGGTCCGGACAACATCACCGTCGTCGTGGTCGAGGTGACCGGTGTGCCCGCGGCCCGCGCGGACGGACGGGCGCCGCCGGCAGCGCGCCGCGAGATTCCGCCGCCGGTGGTCCCGCGGAGCCGCGGCCGGCGCTTCCCGGTGCGCGCGGTGATCTGGATACTGGTGGTCATCACCGCGGGCCTCGGCGCCTGGCTCGGCGTCCGCTCCTGGGTGGACCGCTCCTACTTCGTCGGCGTATCGGAAGGCGTCGTCGCGATCTATCGCGGGCTGCCCACCGAATTCGCCGGCGTCGAGCTGAACCACGTCGAGGAACTCACGACCAAGCCGGTCGCCGATGTGTCCGAGGTGTGGCGGTCGCGACTCGCGGAAGGGATCCCCGCGGACAGCCTCCAAGAAGCGCGCGACATCGCGGCGCGGATAACCACGACCGCGGGAGCCATACCTTCGCCGACCCCAACCCCAACCAAGACATGA